The nucleotide sequence ATGCTGGAAGATATGCAATAGCAGAGGGGAAGTTTGTATTTTTGGAGCCAACAAAAACCAGACTATGGCCGTAGTGCATCAAATCCAGCCTGCGTTTACCGTGGATGATACCTCTTTACTGGAAACAGACCTGACCACCTGCCACCTGCTGGTGCTGGTGGGTGTGGGCACTTTCAGCTACGTGGTGTTTGAACCGGCGGAAAATAAATTCCTGGCCCTCAAATCTTACCGCTTTGAGCCCCAGAAGGCAGCCCTGGCCGACCTGGAAATGATAGAACAGGTATTTGATGCAGACCGCCTGCTGTTCACCGCATTCCGTTCTGTGCTCCTGGGGTTTGACCAGCGCTGCCAAACCCTGGTGCCGGCTAAGTTCTATAACGCCAACCTGAAAAAAGATTACCTCCACCTGGTATTCCCCGAAAAAATGCAGGAAGCCGTACTGGCCGATACTATTTCCGAACTGGAAGTGGTGAATGTGTACGGGGTAGATAAAGACCTGGTGGGCTTTTTACGCAAAGAGTTTGCAACAGACAAAGTGGTGAATGCCAATACCGCTTTGCTCCGTTCCTATGTTTATGACCATGACTACCAGCAGCGGGATGGTGTGGTGTATATTGAAGTACAGCCCGGCCATGTAACGCTGACCGCATACGCCCTTGGACGTTTGCTGGGCCAGCAGCAGTATGCCTTCCAGACCGGTCTCGATATTGTGTATTATCTCACCAGCATGCTGCGCCAGGTGAACCTGGACGAGCAGAAGGCCTTTGTAAAAATAGGCGGGGAGGTGCACACAGACGATGCCCTGGTGGAAGAGCTGCGCAGCTTCCTGCCCCAGCTGCAATGGATGGACCGCCTGCCTGGCTTCCGCTACATCAGTAAGATGCAGGAATTGCCGGCTCATTATTTTCAGGATCTTTATGCACTGGCCTTATGCGTATAATAGGAGGTGAAATGGGCGGGCAGCGTTTCCAGCCCCCCGCCAACATGCCCCATACCAGGCCTACCACGGATATTGCAAAGGAAGGCCTGTTTAACGTGATCGAGAACAACCTGGACCTGTCGCAGACCAAGACACTGGACATCTTTGGCGGCACCGGCAGCATCAGTTATGAACTGTACAGCCGCGGTGCACGGGACCAGACCATTGTAGAGAAAGACCCGGCCATGGCGGATTACATCCAGAAAACAGCCAGGCAGCTGCACGTGGAGCACCTGAAGCTGGTGCGCATGGATGTATTTAAATACCTGGAAACCTGTACCGAAAAATTCGACTTTATTTTTGCGGGCCCGCCTTACGCTCTTAATACGATAGACCAGCTGCCCCTCATTATTTTTGAACGGCAGCTGCTC is from Chitinophaga parva and encodes:
- a CDS encoding RsmD family RNA methyltransferase, yielding MRIIGGEMGGQRFQPPANMPHTRPTTDIAKEGLFNVIENNLDLSQTKTLDIFGGTGSISYELYSRGARDQTIVEKDPAMADYIQKTARQLHVEHLKLVRMDVFKYLETCTEKFDFIFAGPPYALNTIDQLPLIIFERQLLNPEGWFVLEHTPRNHYEHYDYYRLEKNYGTTIFTFFINRESLKQSAPKS
- a CDS encoding DUF3822 family protein; its protein translation is MAVVHQIQPAFTVDDTSLLETDLTTCHLLVLVGVGTFSYVVFEPAENKFLALKSYRFEPQKAALADLEMIEQVFDADRLLFTAFRSVLLGFDQRCQTLVPAKFYNANLKKDYLHLVFPEKMQEAVLADTISELEVVNVYGVDKDLVGFLRKEFATDKVVNANTALLRSYVYDHDYQQRDGVVYIEVQPGHVTLTAYALGRLLGQQQYAFQTGLDIVYYLTSMLRQVNLDEQKAFVKIGGEVHTDDALVEELRSFLPQLQWMDRLPGFRYISKMQELPAHYFQDLYALALCV